tcagtaggggaacTTTCACTGTACATCAAGCTTTTGCAGACGGTACATGCATACAAACCAATCTGACCACAAAAACACCACATAAGCATTTACACACACTAACCAGCCTTTGTCCGGTCCTGTTCATCTCATGCACACAAGCCCTAAGCTGAATGGAAACATTTGCGGTTAACATTAATCTTTTGAACACCCTTcctcaacaataataaataatattgatttaaCAAAAAACAGACAAGACTCTTGAAAAGAGGACTCTGTTTAAAGAGAaaatgccttatttaaatatttttgagacttttaagatttaaatttaaaataatgtcttCTACAGAGGAGCAACTAATTTAAGAAAACTgcaaacattttaaactaaacatCATTTCACACAGGAAAACACACTTCAACATCCTGTTATTCAGACCCTTACTGTGTGTGTGCAAAGACTTCACACTAAACCACTTTTAATTCAGGACAGAGAATGAAACGCCAATTATTcaggcatgttttatgcagcagatgcccttcaagccgcaacccagtactgggaaacacccatacactctcacattcacacatatacactacacccagttttgattattcaattaagctatagcgcatgactttgtGCAACTCCTCACacgaatgccaactggcccagccgagactccaGCCgagaaccagcgtccttcttgctgtgaggcgacatcgctatcctctaaattatatttaacttttttttttccaactataAAATGGTAAACGCacaattaaaaatcaaaagaaaatgaaactgaaattcTTAATTTCTCTATAACTTTACAATTTATAgttatatgtttgagaaaaaaaatttatatatatatttttctataagataataaaaaaggtacaatcagaaatgtatatattttttagcaatctcaatgcatttttttttttactttaaaagatTTGAGAAATCAATATTTGTTGGAACATTCCTCATTTTCCATCACAACAAACTCTAATGTGTTACTCTGACCAATCAACATTTTATTGTCTGAATAAAATGGTCGAAATAAAAGATAATTTTGGCCtgaaattttaaacaaatatcatCAGCTCTTCaaagtattaaatatatacaatcgaaggccactttattaggtacaccttgctagtaccgggttggacccccttttgctttcagaactgccttaatccttcgtggcatagattcaacaaggtactggaaatattcctctgagattttggtccaaattgacgtgatagcatcatgcagttgctgcagatttgtcggctgcacattcataatgcaaatctcccgttccaccacaccccaaagatgctctattagattgggatctggtaactgtggaggccatttgagtacagtgaattcattgtcatgttcaagaaaccagtctgagatgatttgcaagttatcctgctggaagtagccatcagaagatgggtacactgtggtcataaaaggatggaaaCGATGTTAAAGGgatgttgacacgatgcttaattggtactaatgggcccaaagtgtgccaagaaaatatcccccacaccattactccACCTCCacaagcctgaaccgttgatacaaggcaggatggatccatgcttttatgttgtttacgccaaattctgaccctaccatcccactgtcgcagcagaaatcgagactcctcagaccaggcaacgttttctaatcttctattgtgcaattttggtgagcctgtgtgaattatagcctcagtttcctgttcttagctgacaggagtggcacctggtgtggtcttctgctgctgtagcccatccaactcaaagttcaacatgttgtgcattcagagatgctcttctgcataccttggttgtaacgagtgattatttgagttccCTTCTGAccgctggcatcaacaaggcatttgagcccacagaactgccgctcactggatattttccctttttcagaccattttttgtaaaccctagagatcagcctgtctggcaccaacaaccatgccacatttaaaatcacttaaatcacctttctttcccattctgatgctcggtttgaactgcagcagatcgtcttgaccatgtctacatgcctaaatgcattgagttgctgccatgtggcttattagaaatttgtgttaacaagcagttggactggtgtacctaataaagtggccggtgagagtgtatatatgcatatacatatatatatattttataatatataatatatatttatattatcaaaagtttggggtcagtatggtttttaaatgttttaaaataagtttattcTGCTCcccaatttatttaatcaaatatacagcacaaattgtaaaattgagaATTTATTATTGCACTATTATTATGaaaaaactgttcaaaagtagtttataatttaatttaatcatttggattttaaagattaattttctgctttattactccagtcttcagagtcacgtgatccttcagaaatcactctaatattaattattatcattattgttattattattattattattattactggtaatagtaataaaagcattaatgactgttataataatttcatttgaaactacatacaataaaaaagcagttatttaaattttttataaatatttaacaattaaaaaaattttcatttaataaatgccatgtTGACAGACAATCTctttaaatttctttaaaaataaaaaaaaactgacccaacACTTCAAAGTAGTCTCTTTTTTATAGCTGTATATTGATTAGCTGAATTAGCATTAACTGCTcaagaaataaatatttgattgCTTTGTTTTCTATTCTTTTACGAGTTACAAATCTCAAAAAAGGTGTTAAAATAATAACTGAATTGCAAATTGAGCATAGTGATCTTACTAGGACATAAATATTATAGAATGATACTGACACTTCTATTATATAGTCATACCGTCTTGCATTTTAATTGCTGTTTTATGCATTTGACAGATGTTTTTTaatcttttgtattttttgttttcccATTTTAACCAATCTGTTGTGTTCCTGTCTGACAAATTACTTtatatgtattttacatttcattacagATTGAGTCAAGAAtttctttacacatttttatcGTGTTAGTGTACTTTTAATTATTGAATACattgtataagtatatataattgAGTTTACTtaaagagagtaaacctgttgttaaataattattaagtaaacaagcTATGCGCATAATTATAAAAGGTAAGTCAATGAGTCCACTGacaagtaaaatcaacttgtcggTTTTAAGGCAATGtgttaactaatcactttttacagtataCTTACTGTAAGCACAATTTAAAGCTGTACTTTTTCAAGTTTTAGTTGAAGTTGACACAAGCTGATAATTTTCAAATTTAAGTTGTACTTATTACTATTTTCTGCCGCATTCTTGTACTGTTAATTAAGTAAAACTTTGTATTTTTACATGAAAGTCGTTTTGGATATTTTTACATCCCTGAATGCAcctcagttgttgttgttttagctcTATTCAGTTTCTGTTCTGACCTGAGCATATGTACTGAAGTCTGAACACTGCACTCGCTTTGTCTTGCGTTTTTTCTGTCTTCTGTTCATCACATCTAAAGACGCATAGCACACCTCTTCATCTTCACCCTGGAATAAAAGTCATACATAATACATTATTACactataatacattattattacattatagtaTTACCCACTATTCAGGTCTAAACTCTCTCTAAGCTGTTTTATTATCTGTTCTCTTCAACTATGATTTATTACCcgttaaaaaaagttttattctATAGCATGCttctaacaaatatttttcaaaagcacatcagaaAAACAGAGCGAGTGTCCATAATGAACGTGAGTGCTTGTATGTTCATACCTCAACTGTATTTCTTCTTTGCTGTTGGACTTTTTGCTCTGTTGCAGCATCTAAAATGCGTTAAATACAAACATCACTTACATGCAGTACTTAAATGGATCAGAATGCAGTTGTGCAATTACGGTTGTTTAAATTTCTAACATTAAACTGTGCATGCAGCAGAGtgtaagcagtgtgtgtgttttttagcaGCATTAACAGCTTTATtggagctgggtctatttttaACAACCAAAAACATTGAAAGACAGTAAAAAGTAggaattttacccaataaatccACTGATAATATTTACAGATTTGTACATAATTAATCAAAAGAACTCAAACgattaaaaatgcagcaaattttAGTTTGGGCTTACAAaaccaaattaaaaacaatttttagtaTCAGGTTTGCTTaagatattaattattattaataattatttaatatgaaattataactatattagtataattattattatatctatcaTGCTAACAATtgaaacaaaatgacatgatatcacaggcgattgtcttccGGGCACCTGAAAAGAAACGAATGGCattcctcatagagcttgagaagcatacagttctttATGACctacataattattaaaataaagacttgcaggtcaAGGAAACAGCAGAAGAGGAATTTACCACGACCATTGGTgaagatgaaaaataaaaataaaaagtgtttatatggatggatgaatgattagATAAAATGTGGAGATGCAGTGTGAATTACCTGTAGTTTTCTTCTGACAAAGGCAGTAGACACCGATGGAGAAGAGGAGAACACACACCGAACACACACTGAGCAGCAGATTCCAGCAGAAAACACACTCTGAGACACCAGGAGTGGAGGTGTTGTTCAAGAGCTCAGAACAGGACGTCTCTTTCTCaagataaataaacagaaatctgTCAATGCATTTTGATCAATAAAACAGGTTTTTCACTGATGAAGTGTCCTTAAGGACatataaaatactttaataattgtTTCATACCTGCAAGAGAGAGACGAGTTGTTCGGTTTCCATATTGGTACAACTCAGATCCAGAGATGATGCCTCTTTCATCCTTAATTACCTTTTTCTCTGTTTTTACACAGTAGTACAGCCCCAGATCAGAGACACTGGTGTTAGTAATATGAAGATCATAAGAATTATTGGCAGTGTTGTGGATGAAGCTAAAATGCTTAGTTGTTTCAAATATCCTATAATCCATTACTAAAGAGGGCTGGTTTTCATGAGAGCAGTTTCTTATCCATAAAATGAGGGAACCAGTAGGTATAGAGAGATCACAGTAGAGAGTGATGTTTTCTCCTGCTCTGACTTTCATCTCCACTTCTTCTCCAGAGATTCTTCTCAGACTGCACAACACAACACCTTTAAAGTAAGAAAGTAACAAGTAGTGCAAAGTAACTATAAAATACTAAACGATACTGTACATAGATATATTATAAACATTGACAGTTGATACTCATTCAAATACTTACTATTTTTAGCATTTGTAAATAGGTTTATTTTCTTACACATAAGCAGGATGAGAGTAAGTCGTGGCGTCTCCATGTCAGTGAGTGATTGTGAGTAACTGACACTGGTCTGGTGAGGGTCTTAATGCACACAAACAGCTCTTATCTGATTGGTTCACGTCAATGGAAAGTTTTACCTAAATGTCCATGCCTCATGAGGGGTTGGCTTTACAgtgggtttttgtgtgtgtgtgtgtgtgtgtgtgtgtgtgtgtgtgtgtgtgtgtgtgtgtgtgtgtgtgtgtatacagaggAAGGACAGCATTAACCAATCACTGTTCCTTTACAGACTTTTTTGCTATGACATCATGTGATTTGTGCCATCTAATTGGTTCACCAAAAAAGAACATCATcaaatcatcatcaccatcaaacAGATACGCTGTGGAGGTCAAATATAATCTTTTGATTGACAGATCTATGTCacatcaaaaaaaaatcttaattcacACACAAAATTGTGTAATTTACACTTTAATTGGGGGTCCACaccacaaataataaaataattgcacAGAGAAATGATTTTGTTGCAATCAATTTTACAAGAATTAAATACAACGACAGGCAATTTACATAATTGAACAACATAACCGGTGTGGATGCTAATAAAGTATAGTTACTACTAGATAAATATAACTACTAGAGTTATCTTTATAGTTATCTTTCTTGGTTTTGATGACCCTCAATTCAACAACATGTCAACATGTCAAAACAGGAAGTCACAGCTTTAGACCTCTGTCAGCAAACACCTTTGTTAAAGACTTCACAGCTCTAAATTTATCATTGGTCAAATATATTTCCTTTATTCTTTGTGTGCTTTCATATGTTGGTTAGGGTGTACACATCTGCACAGGAAGCTTGCTTTAATAACTGTGTTACTGTTACTTGGCAAAAGTACAAAACTATAGCTTTCTTTTTTCAAAGATCTCTCATTTTGTCTTCCTCAACATCACAAACAGCTCCTATAAAATAATGCATGTgtcaattaattatattatttgaattCAGTTCTCCCCTGAGAGGAAACTTTATAAAGTAAGTTTCTGATGATGGGCTGGTTTAGTAGGCAGTGGTTATGTAATTATTGATCAGGGAACTCGGGATCCATTTTGCAGCTTTTATTATAAATCAGTGTAATAAAGTAAACAGTGGAGCACAGAATGATTGCAGGTGAATAGTAAACACAATACAATAGTGCACATGAGTAATGACGATGATCTAATCAGACAGTAGATAATCGTAGATGATGATACAGGCTATGGTCAGGGGCAGACAGCAAACACTCACAATGAGGAAACAATCAAGAT
This genomic stretch from Danio aesculapii chromosome 1, fDanAes4.1, whole genome shotgun sequence harbors:
- the LOC130215881 gene encoding tyrosine-protein phosphatase non-receptor type substrate 1-like; this translates as METPRLTLILLMCVVLCSLRRISGEEVEMKVRAGENITLYCDLSIPTGSLILWIRNCSHENQPSLVMDYRIFETTKHFSFIHNTANNSYDLHITNTSVSDLGLYYCVKTEKKVIKDERGIISGSELYQYGNRTTRLSLAETSCSELLNNTSTPGVSECVFCWNLLLSVCSVCVLLFSIGVYCLCQKKTTDAATEQKVQQQRRNTVEGEDEEVCYASLDVMNRRQKKRKTKRVQCSDFSTYAQVRTETE